A stretch of Azospirillum brasilense DNA encodes these proteins:
- a CDS encoding carboxyl transferase domain-containing protein, which yields MTVLKSALNPRSAEFQTNTDAMSALVADLREKVGAIKQGGGAKARDKHLSRGKLLPRERIRQLLDVGSPFLELSQMAAYKVYDDDIPAAGIITGIGSVAGQECMVVVNDATVKGGTYFPLTVKKHLRAQEVAQQNNLPCIYLVDSGGANLPNQDEVFPDRDHFGRIFFNQANMSAQGIPQIAVVMGSCTAGGAYVPAMSDEAIIVRNQGTIFLGGPPLVKAATGEVVSAEDLGGADVHSRTSGVTDHYAMNDAHALAMARKVVSNLNRSKRIDMDLREPQEPAYDPRELYGVIPSDPRKPFDVREVIARVVDGSVLDEFKPLYGTTLVCGFAHIFGYPVGIIANNGILFSESALKGAHFVELCCQRGIPLVFLQNITGFMVGRKYEAGGIAKDGAKLVTAVACAKVPKFTVIIGGSYGAGNYGMCGRAYSPRFLWMWPNSRISVMGGEQAAGVLAQVRRDAMESQGRSWAPEEEEAFKAPIRQQYEDQGHPYYASARLWDDGIIDPADTRMVLGLGLSASLNAPVEKTTFGVFRM from the coding sequence ATGACCGTCCTGAAGAGCGCCCTGAACCCGCGCTCCGCCGAGTTCCAGACGAACACCGACGCCATGTCCGCCCTGGTCGCCGACCTGCGCGAGAAGGTGGGCGCCATCAAGCAGGGCGGCGGCGCCAAGGCCCGCGACAAGCACCTGTCCCGCGGCAAGCTGCTGCCGCGCGAGCGCATCCGCCAGCTTCTGGATGTGGGATCGCCCTTCCTGGAGCTGTCGCAGATGGCCGCCTACAAGGTCTATGACGACGACATTCCGGCGGCGGGCATCATCACCGGCATCGGCAGCGTGGCCGGGCAGGAATGCATGGTGGTCGTCAACGACGCCACGGTGAAGGGCGGGACCTACTTCCCCCTGACGGTCAAGAAGCACCTGCGCGCCCAGGAAGTGGCGCAGCAGAACAACCTGCCCTGCATCTATCTGGTCGATTCGGGCGGCGCCAACCTGCCCAACCAGGACGAGGTGTTTCCCGACCGTGACCATTTCGGCCGCATCTTCTTCAACCAAGCCAACATGTCGGCCCAGGGCATCCCGCAGATCGCGGTGGTCATGGGAAGCTGCACGGCGGGCGGCGCCTATGTCCCGGCGATGTCGGACGAGGCGATCATCGTGCGCAACCAGGGCACCATCTTCCTCGGCGGCCCGCCGCTGGTGAAGGCGGCGACCGGCGAGGTGGTGTCGGCGGAGGATCTCGGCGGGGCGGACGTGCATTCCCGCACCTCCGGCGTGACCGACCATTACGCGATGAACGACGCCCACGCGCTCGCCATGGCGCGCAAGGTCGTGTCGAACCTGAACCGCAGCAAGCGCATCGACATGGACCTGCGCGAGCCGCAGGAGCCGGCCTACGACCCGCGGGAACTCTACGGCGTGATCCCCAGCGACCCGCGCAAGCCCTTCGACGTGCGCGAGGTCATCGCCCGCGTGGTCGACGGCTCGGTGCTGGACGAGTTCAAGCCGCTCTACGGCACGACGCTGGTCTGCGGCTTCGCCCATATCTTCGGCTATCCGGTCGGCATCATCGCCAACAACGGCATCCTGTTCAGCGAATCCGCCCTGAAGGGCGCGCATTTCGTCGAGCTGTGCTGCCAGCGCGGCATTCCGCTGGTCTTCCTGCAGAACATCACCGGCTTCATGGTCGGGCGGAAGTACGAGGCGGGCGGCATCGCCAAGGACGGCGCGAAGCTGGTCACCGCCGTCGCCTGCGCCAAGGTGCCGAAATTCACCGTCATCATCGGCGGCAGCTACGGCGCGGGTAATTACGGCATGTGCGGGCGCGCCTACAGCCCGCGCTTCCTCTGGATGTGGCCAAACTCGCGCATCTCGGTGATGGGCGGGGAGCAGGCGGCGGGCGTGCTCGCCCAAGTCCGGCGCGACGCCATGGAATCCCAGGGCAGGAGCTGGGCGCCGGAGGAGGAGGAGGCCTTCAAGGCCCCGATCCGCCAGCAGTACGAAGACCAGGGCCATCCCTACTACGCCTCCGCCCGGCTGTGGGACGACGGCATCATCGACCCGGCGGACACCCGCATGGTGCTCGGCCTCGGCCTGTCGGCGTCGCTGAACGCCCCGGTCGAGAAGACCACCTTCGGCGTGTTCCGGATGTGA
- a CDS encoding acetyl-CoA C-acyltransferase, translating into MTDTVVIAGAARTPMGGFQGDLQGLTAPQLGSAAIKAALERAGVKPEAVDEVFMGNVLPAGLGQAPARQASLGAGIPEAAGCTTISKVCGSGMKAVMLATDLIKAGSAEIMVAGGMESMSNAPYLLDRARGGYRMGHGRVLDHMFLDGLEDAYDRGRLMGTFAEECATHYQFTREAQDNYAIESLNRARRATEDGSFVKEITPVTVKGRKGDTVVEKDEQPLKADPAKIPTLKPAFAKDGTVTAANASSISDGAAALVLTTRSNAEKLGLPILAEIKAHANHAQAPAWFTTAPVGAINKVLERAGWSAKDVDLYELNEAFAVVAMAAMRELDIPHDRINVHGGACALGHPIGASGARILVTLLAALEKNGLKRGVASLCIGGGEATAVAVELV; encoded by the coding sequence ATGACCGATACCGTTGTCATCGCGGGCGCCGCCCGCACCCCGATGGGTGGCTTTCAAGGCGACTTGCAGGGGCTGACCGCGCCGCAGCTTGGCTCCGCCGCCATCAAGGCCGCGCTGGAGCGCGCCGGGGTGAAGCCGGAGGCCGTGGACGAGGTGTTCATGGGCAACGTCCTGCCCGCCGGTCTGGGACAGGCGCCGGCTCGTCAGGCGTCGCTCGGCGCCGGCATCCCGGAGGCCGCGGGCTGCACGACCATCTCCAAGGTCTGCGGGTCGGGCATGAAGGCGGTGATGCTCGCCACCGATCTCATCAAGGCCGGCTCGGCCGAGATCATGGTGGCCGGCGGCATGGAGAGCATGTCCAACGCCCCCTATCTGCTGGACCGCGCGCGCGGCGGCTATCGCATGGGCCATGGCCGCGTGCTCGACCACATGTTCCTCGACGGGCTGGAGGACGCCTATGACCGCGGGCGCCTGATGGGCACCTTCGCGGAGGAATGCGCCACCCACTACCAGTTCACCCGCGAGGCGCAGGACAACTACGCCATCGAGAGCCTGAACCGCGCCCGCCGCGCCACCGAGGACGGCAGCTTCGTCAAGGAGATCACCCCGGTTACCGTCAAGGGTCGCAAGGGCGACACGGTGGTCGAGAAGGACGAGCAGCCGCTGAAGGCCGACCCGGCCAAGATCCCGACGCTGAAGCCCGCCTTCGCCAAGGACGGCACGGTGACGGCGGCCAACGCCTCCTCCATCTCCGACGGTGCGGCGGCGCTGGTGCTGACCACCCGCTCCAACGCGGAAAAGCTGGGCCTGCCGATCCTCGCGGAGATCAAGGCCCACGCCAACCACGCCCAGGCCCCGGCCTGGTTCACCACCGCCCCGGTCGGCGCGATCAACAAGGTGCTGGAGCGCGCCGGCTGGTCGGCCAAGGACGTGGACCTCTATGAGCTGAACGAGGCCTTCGCCGTGGTCGCCATGGCGGCGATGCGCGAACTCGACATCCCGCACGACCGGATCAACGTGCATGGCGGCGCCTGCGCGCTCGGCCATCCGATCGGCGCGTCGGGCGCCCGCATCCTGGTGACGCTGCTGGCGGCGCTGGAGAAGAACGGGCTGAAGCGCGGCGTCGCGAGCCTGTGCATCGGCGGCGGCGAGGCCACGGCGGTGGCGGTGGAGTTGGTCTGA
- a CDS encoding acyl-CoA dehydrogenase family protein, with product MRLTEEQRMVRDMARDFAAERLAPTAAERDRTGAFPKEELAEMGKLGLMGMLVPEAFDGAGTDHIAYALAIEEIAAGDGAISTIMSVHNSVGCMPILKFGSAEQKDRFLKPMARGEQLGCFCLTEPQAGSDAAAIKTRARRDGNHWVLNGTKQFITSGKNADVAIVFAVSDPDAGKKGITAFIVPTDTPGFQVTRVEEKLGQSCSDTCQIVLEDCRVPADLMLGAEGGGYRVALANLEGGRIGIASQSVGMARSALDHATRYAQERQSMGVPIIQHQAVAFRLADMATKVEAARQLVLHAASLRDAGEPCLKEAAMAKLLASEIAERVCSDAIQIHGGYGYLNDFPVERIYRDVRVCQIYEGTSDIQRLVISRALMQ from the coding sequence ATGCGGCTGACGGAAGAGCAGCGGATGGTGCGCGACATGGCGCGGGACTTCGCGGCGGAGCGGCTGGCGCCCACCGCCGCCGAGCGCGACCGCACCGGCGCCTTCCCCAAGGAGGAACTGGCCGAGATGGGCAAGCTCGGCCTGATGGGCATGCTGGTGCCGGAGGCGTTCGACGGCGCCGGCACCGACCACATCGCCTACGCGCTCGCCATTGAGGAGATCGCGGCGGGCGACGGCGCCATCTCCACCATCATGAGCGTGCACAACTCCGTCGGCTGTATGCCGATCCTGAAGTTTGGCAGCGCCGAGCAGAAGGACCGCTTCCTGAAGCCGATGGCCCGCGGCGAACAGCTCGGCTGCTTCTGCCTGACCGAGCCCCAGGCAGGCTCCGACGCCGCCGCCATCAAGACCCGCGCCCGCCGCGACGGCAACCACTGGGTCCTTAACGGCACCAAGCAGTTCATCACCTCCGGCAAGAACGCCGACGTCGCCATCGTCTTCGCGGTCAGCGACCCCGACGCCGGCAAGAAGGGCATCACCGCCTTCATCGTGCCGACCGACACCCCCGGCTTCCAGGTCACGCGGGTCGAGGAGAAGCTCGGCCAGAGCTGTTCCGACACCTGCCAGATCGTCCTGGAGGACTGCCGCGTCCCCGCCGACCTGATGCTGGGCGCGGAGGGCGGCGGCTACCGGGTGGCGCTCGCCAACCTGGAGGGCGGGCGCATCGGCATCGCCTCGCAGTCGGTGGGCATGGCCCGCTCCGCGCTCGACCACGCCACCCGCTACGCCCAGGAGCGGCAGAGCATGGGCGTGCCGATCATCCAGCATCAGGCGGTGGCCTTCCGGCTGGCCGACATGGCGACGAAGGTGGAGGCCGCGCGCCAGCTCGTCCTGCACGCCGCGAGCCTCCGCGACGCGGGCGAGCCCTGCCTGAAGGAAGCGGCCATGGCGAAGCTGTTGGCCTCCGAGATCGCCGAGCGCGTCTGCTCCGACGCCATCCAGATCCACGGCGGCTACGGCTACCTGAACGATTTCCCGGTGGAGCGCATTTATAGAGACGTGCGCGTCTGCCAGATTTACGAGGGCACGAGCGACATCCAGCGGCTGGTCATCAGCCGCGCCCTGATGCAGTAG